A single genomic interval of Geotrypetes seraphini chromosome 1, aGeoSer1.1, whole genome shotgun sequence harbors:
- the OPN1LW gene encoding long-wave-sensitive opsin 1 produces the protein MHFLMTPAETGPFEGPNYHIAPRWVYNLTTIWMIFVVIASVFTNGLVLIATMKFKKLRHPLNWILVNLALADLGETIIASVISIVNQIFGYFILGHPLCKLEGYTVSVCGITGLWSLTIIAWERWFVVCRPFGNIKFDSKLAAAGIIFCWVWSTTWCSPPLFGWSRFWPHGLKTSCGPDVFSGSSDPGVQSYMVVLMITCCIIPLSIIFFCYLQVWRAIRQVAQLQKESESTQKAEREVSRMVVVMIMAYIFCWGPYTFFACFAATNPGYAFHPLSASLPAYFAKSATIYNPIIYVFMNRQFRNCIFQLFGRKVDDGSELSTVSRTEVSSVSNSSVSPA, from the exons GTCCTTTTGAGGGCCCCAACTACCATATTGCCCCACGGTGGGTCTACAATCTCACTACCATCTGGATGATTTTTGTTGTCATTGCTTCCGTCTTCACCAATGGGCTGGTCCTCATAGCCACCATGAAGTTCAAGAAGCTGCGGCACCCCCTGAATTGGATTTTGGTCAATCTGGCACTGGCTGATCTAGGGGAGACCATCATTGCCAGCGTCATCAGTATTGTGAATCAGATTTTTGGCTACTTTATCCTGGGTCACCCACTGTGCAAGCTAGAGGGTTACACAGTATCCGTGTGTG GTATCACAGGTCTTTGGTCCCTAACAATCATAGCCTGGGAAAGGTGGTTTGTGGTCTGCAGGCCTTTTGGCAACATAAAGTTTGACAGCAAGTTAGCAGCAGCTGGCATCATCTTCTGCTGGGTTTGGTCTACAACCTGGTGTTCCCCACCCCTTTTTGGCTGGAGCAG GTTCTGGCCTCATGGGTTGAAGACCTCCTGTGGTCCAGATGTCTTCAGTGGGAGCAGTGACCCAGGTGTCCAGTCCTACATGGTGGTCCTTATGATCACCTGCTGTATCATTCCTCTCAGCATAATTTTCTTCTGCTACCTGCAAGTTTGGAGGGCCATCCGACAG GTGGCTCAGCTGCAGAAAGAATCAGAATCTACCCAGAAGGCAGAGCGGGAGGTATCCAGAATGGTAGTGGTCATGATCATGGCCTACATCTTCTGCTGGGGACCCTACACTTTCTTTGCTTGCTTTGCTGCCACCAATCCTGGATATGCTTTCCACCCACTATCGGCATCTTTACCTGCCTACTTTGCCAAAAGTGCCACAATTTATAACCCCATCATATACGTTTTCATGAACAGACAG TTCCGCAACTGCATCTTCCAGCTCTTCGGCAGGAAGGTGGATGATGGTTCTGAATTATCTACTGTGTCTAGAACTGAAGTGTCCTCTGTATCCAACTCTTCGGTGTCACCAGCATAG